Proteins found in one Puniceicoccales bacterium genomic segment:
- the dnaB gene encoding replicative DNA helicase, whose product MSGPSRTPPYSVDFEQALLASCIIEGGQESIAICIEEKIHPSSFYMPVHQVIFKALLDLYAENSPVSELILAEKLSSRGELEKVGGYDYLSSITNRIDTPVHIIHYINRVRDLDLLRKIIKISRESIESAYAGVDDVSQFVETVEKAIFNVSENRLSDSAQPIKIAINDAIVLVQNLLQHRGELSGVASGFNDLDRLTFGFHPGEMIIIAARPSIGKTSLALNIAENAVLKPERKVVVPTLFFSLEMSSEQLAMRLLCGRAGMNMTKLRDGFITKEAATNLNKVANEFKSAPLWIDESTNMSITEMRAKARRMHNKNKLGLVIIDYLQLIAGTDTRAPREQQISEISRGVKAMAKELAVPVIVLSQLNRESEKEKRQPRLSDLRESGAIEQDADVVMLLSKKREENIDEEIPSDIAIRELIVAKQRNGPTGLIQLAFKKSLTRFESYADENI is encoded by the coding sequence ATGAGTGGCCCATCGAGAACTCCGCCCTATAGTGTGGATTTTGAGCAGGCTTTGCTTGCGTCGTGCATAATTGAAGGTGGTCAGGAAAGTATCGCCATCTGCATCGAAGAAAAAATTCATCCAAGTTCATTCTATATGCCAGTCCATCAGGTTATTTTCAAAGCGCTGCTTGATCTCTATGCTGAAAATTCTCCGGTCTCAGAACTGATTCTGGCAGAGAAGTTATCTAGTCGTGGAGAATTAGAAAAAGTCGGAGGCTATGATTATTTGAGTTCCATAACAAACCGAATCGACACTCCGGTCCATATCATTCACTATATCAATCGGGTACGTGACCTGGATTTGCTCAGAAAAATTATAAAAATTTCCCGCGAAAGCATCGAATCTGCCTATGCCGGGGTAGATGATGTCAGCCAATTCGTAGAGACTGTTGAAAAGGCAATATTTAATGTGAGTGAAAACCGTCTTTCGGATTCGGCCCAACCAATAAAAATTGCAATTAACGATGCTATTGTGCTCGTACAGAACCTGTTGCAACACCGTGGTGAACTAAGTGGTGTGGCTTCAGGTTTCAATGATTTGGATCGCCTGACCTTTGGGTTTCATCCCGGCGAGATGATCATCATCGCAGCCAGGCCATCCATCGGTAAGACTAGTTTAGCTCTGAACATAGCAGAAAATGCCGTGCTAAAACCAGAGCGCAAAGTCGTTGTGCCGACGCTATTTTTCAGCCTTGAAATGAGTTCCGAGCAACTGGCAATGCGCTTGCTTTGTGGCAGAGCCGGTATGAATATGACCAAACTGCGCGATGGATTCATTACAAAAGAAGCTGCTACAAATTTAAATAAAGTTGCCAACGAGTTTAAAAGTGCACCATTATGGATAGATGAATCAACAAACATGTCTATAACTGAAATGCGGGCAAAGGCCCGGCGAATGCATAACAAAAATAAACTTGGATTGGTCATCATCGATTACCTGCAGCTGATTGCTGGTACCGACACCAGAGCCCCAAGGGAGCAACAAATATCAGAAATATCGCGAGGTGTCAAGGCCATGGCGAAGGAATTGGCTGTGCCAGTCATTGTTCTGAGTCAACTAAATAGAGAATCGGAAAAAGAAAAGCGTCAGCCGAGATTGTCGGATCTGCGAGAATCCGGCGCCATAGAACAGGATGCGGATGTGGTTATGTTACTCTCTAAGAAGAGGGAAGAGAACATAGATGAAGAAATTCCTTCGGACATTGCCATCCGTGAATTGATTGTTGCAAAACAAAGGAATGGTCCTACAGGTTTAATTCAGCTGGCATTTAAAAAAAGTTTAACCAGGTTTGAAAGTTATGCAGATGAGAATATCTGA
- the bamA gene encoding outer membrane protein assembly factor BamA, whose translation MQMRISDFLKIFCWVYLLLIVTFNVRAEDIREEEIGPIIRRIDLIYDGDVRCNIHDSVVLANIQLKEGKCFSHYLADRSIKSLYETNLFDFVSVKMDMSEHGEDAVVTFVLIPRPKISAIKFEGNKKIGVKVLRKKIKSTTGLAFSDETAKDDVYEIFNYYQESGYPEPKIDYEKRVDSLTGNAELVFLINEGRKANINSINFIGNGDIDVNKLRDKMLTQKWMFLISWIKNTGRFRREMFEADLVMLRKELKNHGYLDSSIDESQIKLSYDKKNRLIITIPLELGENKYSVGRVEISGNKVFKTKALEKILKIKEGDMFSPEALDKACTNIQNFYGLSGYLDTQVRIIRDPSFVDNSIDVKFDIVEGEVSYVGAVKLSGNVKTKNKVILRELTIAPGQKFSTSKMKSSQAKLNNTGFFSDVDLDYEDTDEPNKKNLNVNVQEANTGKVSLGGAISTMNNVMVFAEIFQTNFDLLNRKSKFQGGGQRARARIEVGTRASQLLLSFEEPFVYDKPLAAGIDLFLAKNEYKRSDNNYSGPSYDEQHIGMEPYLRKRLFELWDGRLAYHIERMKLYNVGKRAPQDLKDESGWRSISKVKFTLERDTRNSFVMPSKGSLITINNELAGGPFLGQTNFAKLELSAARWFPLSKSENHVMELIGKLGAITPYNHKNIPYTERYFLGGQSYMRGFEYKGIGPKDGEGYVVGGNSFGYLCSEYTTKLVGPVYFATFAEGGFVNSHTMRFNPKNYCADVGVGLRIMIQGAPLRLDWGFPVHTPKNFGKKDKMQFNFSFGVVF comes from the coding sequence ATGCAGATGAGAATATCTGATTTTTTAAAAATATTTTGTTGGGTATATTTACTGCTTATAGTAACATTTAATGTTCGGGCAGAAGATATTAGAGAAGAGGAGATCGGGCCGATTATCCGCCGTATAGATTTGATATATGACGGCGATGTCCGCTGCAATATTCATGACAGCGTTGTTTTGGCCAACATACAACTCAAAGAGGGCAAGTGTTTTAGCCATTATCTGGCGGATAGATCGATAAAGTCGTTGTATGAAACAAATTTATTCGATTTTGTATCTGTCAAAATGGACATGTCTGAGCATGGCGAAGATGCTGTGGTGACCTTTGTCTTAATTCCGAGGCCGAAAATTTCAGCCATCAAGTTTGAAGGTAACAAAAAAATAGGTGTGAAAGTGCTGAGAAAGAAAATAAAAAGCACCACGGGCTTGGCATTTTCTGATGAAACGGCCAAGGATGATGTGTATGAAATATTTAATTATTATCAGGAAAGTGGTTATCCTGAACCGAAAATAGATTACGAAAAAAGGGTCGATTCATTGACCGGCAATGCAGAATTGGTGTTTCTGATTAATGAAGGAAGAAAGGCCAATATAAATAGCATAAATTTCATCGGTAACGGGGACATTGATGTCAATAAATTGCGCGATAAGATGCTAACCCAGAAATGGATGTTTCTCATATCCTGGATTAAAAATACTGGAAGATTTCGCCGCGAAATGTTTGAGGCTGATTTGGTCATGCTGAGAAAGGAGTTAAAAAATCACGGCTATCTGGATTCTTCCATCGATGAGTCGCAAATAAAATTGTCCTACGACAAGAAAAATCGACTTATTATAACCATCCCATTGGAATTGGGTGAAAATAAGTACAGCGTTGGTCGAGTGGAAATTAGCGGCAATAAAGTGTTCAAAACTAAAGCCTTAGAGAAAATTTTGAAGATTAAAGAAGGCGATATGTTTTCTCCAGAGGCCTTGGATAAAGCATGTACGAATATTCAGAATTTTTATGGCTTGAGCGGTTATCTTGATACCCAGGTGAGGATTATTAGAGATCCGAGTTTTGTCGATAATTCGATAGATGTCAAATTTGATATAGTCGAAGGCGAGGTGTCCTATGTGGGCGCAGTGAAACTTTCTGGCAATGTCAAGACAAAAAATAAGGTGATTTTGCGCGAACTGACCATTGCTCCAGGTCAAAAATTTAGCACATCAAAAATGAAAAGCAGCCAGGCAAAGCTGAATAATACTGGATTTTTTAGTGATGTTGACCTGGATTATGAAGATACGGATGAGCCGAATAAAAAAAATCTGAATGTGAACGTGCAGGAGGCAAATACAGGGAAAGTTTCTCTGGGTGGCGCCATAAGTACGATGAACAATGTCATGGTATTTGCAGAAATTTTTCAGACAAATTTTGATCTATTGAACCGTAAATCGAAATTTCAGGGTGGAGGTCAGAGAGCTAGAGCCAGGATTGAGGTGGGGACCCGGGCTAGTCAGCTTTTATTATCCTTCGAAGAGCCGTTTGTCTATGATAAACCACTGGCCGCCGGCATTGATCTTTTTCTAGCCAAAAATGAGTACAAGCGCTCGGATAATAATTATAGTGGTCCAAGTTATGATGAGCAACACATTGGCATGGAACCATATCTGAGAAAACGGCTTTTTGAACTTTGGGATGGAAGGCTTGCCTATCATATTGAACGGATGAAATTGTACAATGTGGGCAAGCGCGCTCCGCAGGATTTGAAAGATGAAAGCGGTTGGCGTAGCATATCTAAGGTTAAGTTTACGCTGGAACGGGATACGAGAAATAGTTTCGTCATGCCATCTAAGGGTTCATTGATAACCATAAATAATGAGTTGGCCGGTGGACCGTTTCTTGGCCAGACAAATTTCGCCAAGCTGGAACTCAGTGCTGCCCGTTGGTTTCCGCTTAGTAAAAGCGAAAATCACGTGATGGAGTTGATAGGAAAGCTCGGGGCCATAACGCCATATAATCATAAAAATATACCCTACACTGAACGGTATTTTCTTGGAGGCCAAAGTTATATGCGCGGGTTTGAATATAAGGGCATTGGACCAAAAGATGGTGAAGGCTATGTGGTTGGTGGCAATTCCTTCGGTTATCTTTGCTCGGAATATACCACAAAACTGGTTGGGCCAGTATACTTTGCAACCTTTGCAGAGGGTGGTTTTGTCAACAGCCATACCATGCGCTTCAATCCAAAAAATTATTGTGCCGATGTGGGCGTTGGCCTTAGAATAATGATACAAGGGGCACCTCTTAGGTTGGACTGGGGTTTCCCGGTGCATACACCCAAAAATTTTGGGAAAAAGGACAAGATGCAGTTCAATTTTTCATTCGGTGTTGTGTTTTAA
- the prmC gene encoding peptide chain release factor N(5)-glutamine methyltransferase, whose product MTKSYMQSLLDLLKKSEAFLARKGLSSPRLDAELIFANIMKCKRLDLYLRFDHLLDVSLVASIKNAIIRRGRREPLQYITGETQFLDIKIRTDRRALIPRPETEELVELVIKEVGDKQVSKILDLGTGTGAIALALAKNFTNAEVVAIDKSLDAISLAIENSKINHIDNVTFLQSDWFSNLEGLFDVIVSNPPYLSEEELSLSQPEIRNYEPVTALLSGNHGLDDAMKILAQSEKFLNRNGLIALEIGINHGKDLLNQAHWLLCKELRNDLCHRPRFFIGKL is encoded by the coding sequence GTGACAAAAAGTTACATGCAAAGCCTCCTAGATCTACTGAAAAAATCTGAGGCTTTTCTTGCCAGGAAAGGGTTGTCATCCCCTAGATTAGACGCGGAACTAATTTTTGCTAACATTATGAAATGCAAAAGGTTAGATTTATATTTGCGTTTTGATCATCTATTGGATGTGAGTCTAGTAGCATCGATAAAAAATGCCATCATACGCCGGGGCCGTCGAGAGCCGTTACAATATATAACCGGAGAAACTCAGTTTCTGGATATAAAAATAAGGACCGATCGACGGGCACTGATTCCTCGGCCGGAAACCGAAGAACTGGTTGAGCTTGTAATCAAAGAAGTTGGAGATAAACAAGTTAGTAAAATACTTGATCTTGGTACCGGCACCGGAGCCATTGCATTGGCACTGGCCAAAAATTTTACCAATGCTGAGGTCGTCGCTATAGATAAGAGCTTGGATGCCATATCATTAGCTATCGAAAATTCGAAAATCAATCACATTGATAATGTGACCTTTCTGCAATCGGACTGGTTTTCAAACCTAGAAGGTCTCTTCGATGTCATCGTTTCTAATCCGCCCTATCTGTCAGAGGAAGAGCTAAGTCTCTCTCAGCCAGAAATAAGGAACTATGAACCAGTGACGGCGCTGCTATCGGGAAACCATGGCTTGGATGATGCCATGAAAATCCTAGCTCAGTCAGAAAAGTTTCTGAATCGCAATGGATTGATTGCTTTAGAAATAGGAATTAATCACGGAAAAGATCTGCTGAATCAGGCCCATTGGCTGCTGTGCAAAGAACTACGAAATGACCTATGCCATCGACCAAGATTTTTCATTGGTAAACTATAA
- the rplS gene encoding 50S ribosomal protein L19, producing MNPIIKELTDCQLIKDRDNFKVGDGVRVHVKVREGDKERIQIFAGIVLCRKGYGIGETFTVRKISFGEGVERIFPVHSRNVMKIEVERESVPMRAKLYYLRGRIGKSAMKVKENREFRKNSTSA from the coding sequence ATGAACCCTATTATAAAAGAATTGACTGATTGTCAGCTGATAAAAGATCGTGATAATTTCAAAGTTGGTGATGGTGTACGCGTGCATGTCAAAGTGCGCGAAGGAGATAAAGAACGTATACAGATTTTCGCTGGCATTGTCCTCTGCCGGAAAGGCTATGGCATAGGCGAAACTTTCACCGTTAGAAAAATTTCCTTTGGCGAAGGTGTCGAGAGGATATTTCCTGTCCATTCGCGAAACGTGATGAAAATAGAAGTCGAACGCGAAAGCGTACCCATGCGGGCGAAATTATATTACCTCCGCGGCCGAATCGGTAAAAGTGCCATGAAGGTCAAGGAAAATCGCGAATTTAGAAAGAACAGTACCTCGGCCTGA
- the trmD gene encoding tRNA (guanosine(37)-N1)-methyltransferase TrmD, with protein sequence MPNLRIDFLSLFPQLLDGVVSCSILSRATKSGLIEFGVYNIRDFATDKHKITDDRPFGGGAGMVMKAEPICSAIDKFRTETSIVIYMCPDGKLLTSALAKELSQKKHLILLSGHYEGIDERVRKSRVNLEISIGDYIITNGTLASAVLADAVCRYVPGVLGNANSLTQDSFSNGLLSFPQYTRPVKFEEISVPEVLLSGNHIEINRWRLRQMIEKTELRRPDIFRKWLNSDKKHLEGNKDLQK encoded by the coding sequence CTGCCTAATTTACGCATAGATTTTTTATCATTATTTCCGCAACTACTTGATGGCGTAGTGTCTTGTAGCATATTGAGCAGAGCTACAAAATCTGGATTGATTGAGTTTGGTGTTTATAATATACGCGATTTTGCCACCGACAAACATAAAATAACCGACGATAGACCATTCGGCGGCGGAGCTGGTATGGTCATGAAGGCCGAACCAATATGTTCAGCCATAGATAAATTTCGGACAGAAACCTCCATAGTGATATATATGTGCCCTGATGGCAAGCTGTTAACATCCGCCTTGGCCAAGGAGCTGTCCCAAAAAAAACACCTGATTTTATTATCTGGGCATTACGAAGGCATCGACGAAAGGGTAAGAAAATCTCGGGTAAATTTGGAAATTTCCATTGGTGACTATATAATAACCAACGGAACCCTGGCTTCGGCGGTGCTAGCAGATGCAGTATGCAGATACGTACCAGGCGTCCTCGGTAACGCTAACTCATTGACCCAGGACAGCTTCTCGAACGGATTGCTATCATTTCCACAGTATACTAGACCGGTGAAATTCGAAGAAATTTCTGTGCCAGAGGTATTGCTATCGGGAAACCACATCGAAATAAACAGATGGCGCCTTCGGCAGATGATTGAAAAAACTGAGTTGCGCAGACCAGATATTTTTCGAAAATGGTTGAATTCTGATAAAAAACACTTAGAAGGGAACAAGGATTTACAAAAATGA
- the rpsP gene encoding 30S ribosomal protein S16 produces the protein MALKIRLQRHGAIHKPIYKIVVAESSWRRDGRFVEKLGIYDPQARGKAPELMLDMDRVDHWLRVGAKPTETVGTLIRRSRKVLSA, from the coding sequence ATGGCATTGAAAATCAGATTACAGCGTCATGGCGCTATACATAAGCCTATATACAAGATTGTGGTAGCGGAATCTTCTTGGCGTCGTGATGGTCGTTTTGTCGAAAAACTAGGAATCTACGATCCTCAGGCCCGAGGCAAAGCCCCAGAGCTCATGTTAGATATGGATCGGGTTGATCATTGGCTTAGGGTCGGAGCAAAGCCTACGGAAACCGTTGGCACTTTGATTCGTCGTTCGAGAAAAGTATTGTCTGCCTAA
- a CDS encoding phospho-sugar mutase — protein MDVIDFFFTLLSGRRGMSDLFNKIPRGTLSKSSLANIKEWYGCENSSRTVRESIVELVDAGEFNELNDRFFKTLNFGTGGIRGRTVGDRITMAELGNGVNTSPEFPAIGSACLNHFNVVRATAALHKYCKKAAASQRREMLLIVAYDVRLFSKWFAEITAKTWEYLGGQAMVFAGPRSTPQLSFSVRYFKAIAGVVITASHNPYHDNGYKAYFADGAQVIDPHAAAIIKNFSQLKLSDSMTMFKAIEGRNFSNIIDPKAEEAYMAVVKDSVLDVDSIKKCTRKIVFTPLHGTGDVITVPVLKSLGMKVICVEEQMVHDPLFSTVKSPNPENFDSLRLAIDQAKAVGADVVIATDPDADRMAIAARNNDGEFEKFSGNMTGALLLEHRIRKMKELGILPKNGAKNAVVLKTFVTTPLVEKIALDHGLKCINTLTGFKWLGNKINSYAQRLMEKLGDGHVDYDHIEIGERRKLLLQHSQFYVFGCEESYGCLVSDVVRDKDANAAAAMVCEMMTDLGKKTLIDFRDEIYNTYGYYDDILLNIYYEGASGVEKIRNILNSYRKNPPETVAGRTVVKIRDFLKSSIFDADGCKVPREDFLFLELENGDAYAVRASGTEPKIKFYIFCSTTAMDSEMTVNGVNRVKSRLDSLKNFLEADAEKRSMD, from the coding sequence ATGGATGTTATAGATTTTTTTTTCACATTATTATCGGGGAGAAGAGGAATGTCTGATCTTTTTAATAAAATTCCAAGAGGCACGTTGTCTAAAAGTTCTCTTGCGAATATCAAAGAATGGTATGGCTGTGAAAATTCTTCAAGAACTGTCCGAGAATCGATCGTTGAACTGGTTGATGCCGGTGAGTTCAATGAACTTAACGATAGGTTTTTTAAGACACTTAATTTCGGGACCGGAGGTATCCGTGGTCGTACCGTGGGTGATCGCATCACCATGGCCGAACTTGGCAATGGTGTCAATACCTCGCCAGAATTTCCAGCCATTGGCAGTGCATGCTTAAATCACTTCAACGTGGTTCGGGCCACAGCTGCATTGCATAAATATTGTAAAAAGGCAGCGGCATCCCAGCGGCGCGAGATGCTGTTAATTGTGGCCTATGATGTGAGGCTTTTTTCGAAATGGTTTGCCGAGATTACTGCCAAAACCTGGGAGTATCTCGGTGGTCAGGCCATGGTTTTTGCCGGACCGAGATCCACGCCTCAGTTGAGTTTTTCGGTTAGATATTTCAAGGCCATTGCCGGAGTGGTAATCACAGCCAGTCATAATCCCTATCATGACAATGGCTATAAGGCTTACTTTGCCGATGGTGCCCAGGTAATTGATCCCCATGCTGCTGCCATAATAAAGAATTTTTCACAGCTAAAGCTGTCGGATAGCATGACCATGTTTAAAGCCATAGAGGGCAGAAATTTTTCAAATATAATAGATCCAAAGGCCGAAGAAGCCTATATGGCCGTGGTGAAAGATTCGGTTCTGGATGTGGATTCGATAAAAAAATGTACCAGAAAAATTGTTTTTACACCACTGCATGGTACCGGAGATGTGATAACTGTTCCTGTTTTAAAATCTCTTGGAATGAAAGTCATTTGTGTTGAAGAGCAAATGGTCCATGATCCACTATTTAGCACCGTTAAGTCTCCAAATCCAGAAAATTTCGATTCATTGAGGCTTGCCATTGATCAGGCCAAAGCCGTTGGCGCCGATGTGGTGATAGCAACGGATCCGGATGCTGATCGCATGGCCATTGCTGCCAGAAATAATGACGGAGAATTTGAAAAATTTTCTGGAAATATGACCGGAGCTCTTCTGCTCGAGCATCGGATTAGAAAGATGAAAGAGCTGGGGATTTTGCCAAAAAATGGTGCCAAAAATGCTGTGGTATTGAAAACCTTTGTCACCACTCCTCTGGTCGAAAAGATAGCGCTGGATCATGGCTTGAAGTGCATAAATACGCTCACGGGATTTAAATGGCTTGGCAATAAAATTAATAGCTATGCACAGCGGTTAATGGAAAAACTAGGCGATGGCCATGTGGATTATGACCATATTGAAATAGGGGAAAGGAGAAAACTTTTGCTCCAGCATAGCCAGTTCTATGTCTTTGGTTGTGAAGAGAGTTATGGTTGTTTGGTCAGCGATGTGGTTAGGGATAAGGATGCCAATGCTGCCGCGGCGATGGTCTGCGAAATGATGACGGATCTTGGCAAAAAAACGTTGATAGATTTTCGCGATGAGATTTATAATACCTATGGCTATTACGACGATATATTATTAAACATATACTATGAAGGTGCCAGTGGAGTGGAGAAAATCAGAAATATTTTGAATTCCTATAGAAAAAATCCACCGGAGACAGTAGCTGGGCGAACTGTGGTCAAGATTCGTGATTTTTTAAAGAGCTCTATCTTTGATGCCGATGGTTGTAAAGTACCTCGGGAAGATTTTCTGTTTCTGGAGTTAGAAAATGGCGATGCCTATGCTGTTAGAGCAAGTGGTACCGAACCGAAGATAAAGTTTTATATATTTTGCAGTACCACTGCCATGGATTCTGAAATGACTGTCAATGGTGTAAATAGAGTAAAATCCAGATTGGATTCGCTAAAAAATTTTTTGGAAGCAGATGCGGAAAAGCGTTCCATGGATTAG